One genomic window of Hemiscyllium ocellatum isolate sHemOce1 chromosome 25, sHemOce1.pat.X.cur, whole genome shotgun sequence includes the following:
- the LOC132828009 gene encoding uncharacterized protein LOC132828009 isoform X3 has protein sequence MQDYRPENIDCFYFQYTHCAKVQCNFQHRQSCKDSSEICLNWFRHRKCRNRVCPRKHLNHEVMVAYFLCPAEKNTNHCLQLTCPMYHEKARQFIEHGIIPPNSVPTLSQVRRKKMVHLVNLENPQVQNIVKSGNQLLNKVRSFIANSVREGKLTQDRGRSYYKEILHTILFYGNISDPVIEPNSFFKKEEFELLSNKYPDVFRNYNTHLPRRPPFTVLLDATYIL, from the exons ATGCAG GACTACAGGCCGGAAAACATTGACTGCTTCTATTTTCAGTATACTCACTGTGCCAAG GTACAATGTAATTTTCAACATCGACAGAGCTGCAAGGATTCATCAGAGATTTGTCTGAACTGGTTTCGTCACAGGAAATGCAGAAACAGAGTGTGTCCCAGGAAGCATTTAAACCATGag GTAATGGTGGCATACTTTCTGTGCCCAGCAGAGAAAAATACAAATCACTGTTTACAACTAACTTGCCCCATGTATCATGAGAAAGCCCGGCAGTTCATTGAACACGGTATAATTCCACCAAACTCAG ttCCGACTCTGTCTCAAGTCAGAAG AAAGAAAATGGTGCACCTTGTAAACCTTGAAAACCCTCAGGTGCAAAACATTGTCAAAAGTGGAAATCAGCTTTTGAACAAGGTTCGTTCATTCATTGCAAATTCAGTGCGGGAGGGAAAGCTTACTCAAGATAGAGGAAGATCCTACTACAAAGAG ATTTTGCACACAATATTATTTTATGGGAACATTAGTGATCCTGTCATTGAACccaactcattttttaaaaaagaagaattTGAGCTATTATCCAACAAGTATCCAGATGTCTTTCGGAATTACAACACCCACCTTCCAAGACGTCCTCCTTTCACAGTGCTACTTGATGCA ACTTATATTCTGTAG